A single Glycine soja cultivar W05 chromosome 14, ASM419377v2, whole genome shotgun sequence DNA region contains:
- the LOC114383627 gene encoding FCS-Like Zinc finger 6-like, producing the protein MLLGKRPRPPMKRTTSMSEMTLDLNTAAAADAAANQQRSGVGPGAAADQTTRMLATPKILRRHSSDFGDTPPFLRACSLCKRCLVPGHDIYMYRGDNAFCSLECRQQQMNQDERKEKFVMASKKKVVATPPSGSQVAVATATKGETTVVAL; encoded by the exons ATGCTGCTCGGAAAGAGACCTCGTCCTCCAATGAAGAGAACCACAAGCATGTCCGAAATGACCTTGGATCTGAacaccgccgccgccgccgatGCCGCCGCCAACCAACAGAGATCAGGTGTTGGTCCCGGTGCTGCAGCAGATCAGACTACGAGGATGTTGGCAACACCCAAAATCCTCAGAAGACATTCTTCGGATTTCGGAGACACGCCTCCCTTCCTTCGCGCCTGCTCCCTCTGCAAACGTTGTCTGGTGCCCGGTCACGACATCTACATGTACAG gGGTGATAATGCTTTTTGCAGCCTGGAGTGCCGCCAACAGCAGATGAACCAGGACGAGAGAAAAGAGAAGTTTGTCATGGCGTCGAAGAAAAAGGTCGTGGCTACTCCACCGTCTGGGTCTCAAGTCGCCGTCGCCACCGCCACCAAGGGTGAAACAACCGTGGTGGCGTTGTAG